The Mucilaginibacter terrenus genome has a segment encoding these proteins:
- a CDS encoding right-handed parallel beta-helix repeat-containing protein, with protein MLRCYLLLGICVISVNCNSTAQKSKYSISHPLKLSGINSKVISDLDITGDTSNCISLNQCSNITIQNCRLRNSAKIGINILNCKNIKIINCYFEQVATGVYVFKSQQVNVRQNQFKNMQGPFPRGQMVQFDEVTGAGNKISDNIGENLPGKSLPEDAINLYKTTGTATSPVEVIGNRIRGGGPSKTGGGIMLGDNGGGFSIAKNNILVDPGQYGIAIAGGTHISVINNNIYGRRQPFTNVGIYVWNQHTSACALNVVQGNLVNFKSADGASNPGWNQGNCGKVYGWENNDWNAPINASMLPKQLFAVQ; from the coding sequence GTGCTTCGGTGTTACTTATTATTAGGTATCTGTGTAATATCTGTAAACTGCAACTCCACCGCACAAAAGTCTAAGTACAGTATATCACATCCTTTAAAGCTTTCAGGTATAAATAGCAAAGTGATATCCGACTTGGACATCACCGGAGATACATCAAATTGCATTAGCCTCAACCAATGTAGTAACATAACAATTCAAAACTGTAGGCTTCGAAACTCCGCTAAAATTGGGATCAACATTCTTAATTGTAAGAATATTAAAATCATCAACTGTTATTTTGAACAGGTGGCAACGGGTGTTTATGTTTTTAAAAGTCAGCAGGTTAATGTTCGTCAAAATCAATTTAAAAACATGCAAGGCCCTTTCCCGCGCGGCCAGATGGTACAGTTTGATGAGGTGACGGGAGCGGGGAATAAAATAAGCGATAATATAGGTGAAAACCTGCCTGGTAAAAGTTTGCCGGAAGATGCCATTAACCTGTATAAAACAACAGGTACAGCTACAAGTCCGGTTGAAGTGATTGGTAATCGTATTCGCGGAGGTGGCCCAAGTAAAACAGGGGGAGGTATTATGCTTGGCGACAATGGCGGTGGTTTTAGTATCGCAAAAAATAATATATTGGTAGACCCTGGTCAATACGGTATTGCGATAGCTGGAGGTACCCATATAAGTGTCATTAACAACAACATATACGGCCGGCGGCAGCCATTTACTAATGTCGGTATTTATGTTTGGAATCAGCATACTTCCGCTTGCGCTTTGAATGTGGTTCAAGGTAACCTCGTCAATTTTAAAAGTGCCGATGGCGCATCAAACCCGGGCTGGAACCAGGGTAATTGTGGTAAGGTTTATGGCTGGGAAAATAACGACTGGAATGCTCCTATAAACGCATCTATGCTCCCTAAACAACTGTTTGCGGTGCAATAA
- a CDS encoding WecB/TagA/CpsF family glycosyltransferase, whose product MAKNSTLNLFEYPIFTSTLDQVEVDNKSKYVINTLNQYSYIIAEKNPAFKKVLLESDILLPDGVGIVGAVKILLGKKIKKIAGADLHSYMLNIMNLKGGKCFYLGSSVETLEGIRNRLSVEYPNIQVELHSPPFKDNFTEEDNSDMIKHINAFKPDVLFVGMTAPKQETWVYHNKHKLDVKVICSIGAVFDFYSETVKRPGKFWINLGLEWFIRLLNEPNHLWKRYLLYGPVFVHKVGKEKFSLMLKGKAYLGDK is encoded by the coding sequence ATGGCGAAGAACTCTACGTTGAATTTATTTGAGTATCCAATCTTTACCTCCACCTTAGACCAAGTTGAAGTTGATAATAAGTCTAAGTATGTTATAAATACTTTAAATCAATACTCATATATTATTGCTGAGAAAAATCCGGCTTTCAAGAAGGTTTTACTTGAGTCTGATATACTTTTACCCGATGGAGTAGGGATCGTAGGGGCAGTGAAAATCCTACTAGGAAAAAAAATTAAGAAGATAGCTGGAGCCGATCTCCATTCTTATATGTTAAACATAATGAATCTAAAAGGTGGGAAATGCTTCTATCTTGGTTCTTCTGTAGAAACACTTGAAGGTATACGCAATCGTTTATCAGTAGAATACCCCAATATACAGGTAGAACTTCATTCGCCACCATTTAAAGATAACTTTACTGAAGAAGATAATTCTGATATGATAAAGCATATCAACGCCTTTAAGCCTGATGTACTTTTTGTAGGAATGACTGCTCCTAAACAAGAAACCTGGGTGTATCACAACAAACATAAACTTGATGTGAAAGTGATTTGCTCAATAGGAGCGGTATTCGATTTCTACTCAGAAACAGTAAAGCGGCCAGGTAAGTTTTGGATTAACTTGGGTTTAGAGTGGTTCATCCGCTTGCTTAATGAACCTAATCATCTATGGAAGCGTTATCTGCTTTATGGACCTGTATTTGTTCATAAAGTAGGGAAGGAAAAGTTTTCTTTAATGTTAAAAGGTAAAGCTTATCTGGGCGATAAGTAA
- a CDS encoding carbohydrate deacetylase gives MQIPKNVLANADDFGYSSSVNKAILLCYERGIINSTSLMTNTEGFYDAVEKIHSNSAITNIGVHVDLAELRPITNIDPFFLNETGGWNISVTGSLMRYFSSAQKDALYKEIVAQVNRAIDQKIFITHIDSHLHLHTLPAFIGIFSQVAKEYRLKLRLAQTYRQGSFTKYLYRYIINQKLIRKELNYSDRFETIEYFLSKYPNSNIARKTELMLHPDLDANGNLVDHYDSNTMIRWLDFLGQPYTS, from the coding sequence ATGCAGATTCCCAAAAATGTATTAGCCAACGCCGATGACTTTGGTTATAGTAGCTCTGTAAACAAAGCTATTTTATTGTGTTATGAACGCGGCATTATAAATAGTACATCATTGATGACCAACACAGAAGGTTTTTACGATGCGGTTGAAAAGATTCACTCAAATTCGGCGATAACAAACATAGGGGTACATGTTGATCTGGCAGAATTAAGGCCTATAACAAACATAGATCCTTTTTTTTTAAACGAGACCGGTGGTTGGAACATTTCCGTAACAGGAAGTTTAATGCGCTATTTTTCATCAGCACAAAAAGACGCTTTGTATAAGGAGATTGTAGCGCAAGTGAATCGTGCAATTGACCAGAAGATTTTTATCACTCACATAGATTCGCATTTACACTTGCATACTTTACCTGCTTTTATTGGGATTTTTTCACAGGTTGCTAAAGAATATCGCTTGAAACTTAGGTTAGCTCAAACTTATCGGCAAGGTAGCTTTACAAAATACTTGTACAGATATATCATAAATCAAAAGCTAATCAGAAAAGAACTTAATTACTCAGACCGCTTTGAAACGATTGAATATTTCTTAAGTAAGTACCCGAACAGTAATATAGCCCGCAAAACAGAGTTAATGCTGCACCCGGATTTAGATGCTAACGGAAATTTAGTAGATCACTACGATAGTAATACTATGATAAGATGGTTGGATTTTTTAGGACAACCATATACAAGTTAA
- a CDS encoding polysaccharide biosynthesis/export family protein, with protein sequence MKLKHLLPIFLALAFFVSSCTSYKNVPYFQDLNRDSIHTEDITNKTPLTIQPGDLLGIHVTSMNPDASYLFNYNLERPSGTNLDKSEQNAVVGYLVDKAGNIRLPLVGDVNVLGMSTFDIAKLLEEKLLPYLTKPRVNVRIQNFKVSVMGDVRAPGVYTINNERATVTEALSLAGDLYVTGIRKILLVREVDGKRTYVPLDLTSKNLFNSPYYYLKNNDMIYVQPNQARAQNEGTTFQKAGLLVSALSILAILLTR encoded by the coding sequence ATGAAATTAAAACATCTCTTACCTATTTTTTTAGCCCTCGCATTTTTTGTTTCTTCATGTACATCTTACAAAAACGTTCCTTATTTTCAGGATCTAAACCGAGACAGCATACATACTGAAGATATTACTAATAAAACTCCTTTAACAATCCAGCCCGGCGATTTACTTGGCATACATGTTACCAGCATGAACCCGGACGCGTCGTATCTGTTCAACTACAATCTTGAGCGCCCATCCGGAACAAATCTTGATAAAAGCGAGCAAAATGCGGTTGTAGGTTACCTTGTTGACAAAGCGGGCAACATACGTCTGCCTCTTGTTGGCGATGTTAATGTATTGGGGATGAGCACATTCGACATAGCAAAGCTGCTCGAAGAAAAGCTACTGCCTTATTTAACCAAGCCAAGGGTTAATGTTCGAATTCAAAACTTTAAAGTGAGCGTTATGGGAGATGTACGAGCACCGGGAGTTTATACTATTAACAACGAAAGGGCAACCGTAACTGAGGCCCTTAGCCTTGCAGGTGATTTATACGTAACAGGTATCCGCAAAATATTATTGGTGCGCGAAGTTGACGGAAAGCGTACGTATGTTCCCTTAGATCTCACATCTAAAAACCTATTTAACTCGCCTTATTATTATTTAAAAAATAATGATATGATTTACGTACAGCCAAACCAGGCAAGGGCGCAGAACGAAGGCACTACGTTCCAAAAAGCTGGCTTGTTAGTTTCAGCCTTGTCAATTCTCGCAATTCTTTTAACCCGATAA